A window of Strigops habroptila isolate Jane chromosome 5, bStrHab1.2.pri, whole genome shotgun sequence contains these coding sequences:
- the RGS10 gene encoding regulator of G-protein signaling 10, whose protein sequence is MFNRAVSRLSRKRPPSEINDSEGHPSSSHQTLKGTSKWATSLESLLEDPEGVKRFREFLKKEFSEENVLFWLACEEFKKTQGKKQMQEKAKEIYMTFLSSKASSQVNVEGQSRLSETILETPHPLMFQKLQDQIFNLMKYDSYSRFLKSDIFLNHKKCEEQEENSAEAQTAAKRASRIYNT, encoded by the exons ATGTTCAACCGGGCCGTGAGCCGGCTCAGCAGGAAGCGGCCGCCGTCAG AGATAAACGACAGCGAGGGGCACCCAAGCAGCAGCCACCAAACCTTGAAGGGAACCTCAAAATGGGCTACATCACTGGAGAGCCTCCTGGAAGATCCAGAAGGAGTGAAACGATTTAGG GAGTTTTTAAAGAAGGAATTCAGTGAAGAAAACGTTTTGTTCTGGTTAGCATGTGAAGAGTTTAAgaaaacacaggggaaaaaacag ATGCAAGAAAAGGCTAAAGAAATTTACATGACTTTCCTGTCCAGTAAAGCTTCCTCCCAAGTCAATGTTGAAGGGCAGTCCCGTCTGAGTGAGACCATTTTGGAGACACCTCATCCTCTCATGTTTCAGAAGCTCCAGGACCAG ATATTCAATCTCATGAAATACGACAGCTACAGCCGCTTCTTGAAGTCAGACATATTCCTAAACCATAAGAAGTGTGAGGAGCAAGAGGAGAATTCAGCAGAGGCTCAGACTGCAGCTAAAAGAGCGTCAAGAATTTACAACACATGA